Proteins from a single region of Bacillota bacterium:
- a CDS encoding nucleotidyltransferase domain-containing protein — MIECTCQDDIFGRTAGEAWMVADMAAKEFIASVTRVLVARARPERVYLIGSFARGQEDCDSDIDLLVVKDTTLAYEASERGSSSSPMSRQLSSASIVSSARKCPVRDVGRNTCGRMHDVRHS, encoded by the coding sequence TTGATAGAGTGTACTTGTCAGGACGACATCTTTGGCAGGACGGCGGGTGAGGCGTGGATGGTCGCGGATATGGCCGCAAAGGAGTTTATTGCATCAGTGACGAGGGTTCTAGTGGCTAGGGCGCGGCCGGAGAGGGTGTACCTAATCGGTTCGTTCGCCCGCGGCCAGGAGGATTGCGACAGCGACATTGACCTCTTGGTTGTCAAGGACACTACTCTTGCCTACGAGGCCTCAGAGAGGGGATCCTCCTCGTCCCCCATGTCCCGGCAACTATCGTCTGCTTCCATTGTCAGCAGTGCGCGGAAGTGTCCGGTTCGAGACGTCGGACGCAACACATGCGGGAGGATGCATGATGTGCGTCACTCATGA
- a CDS encoding SDR family oxidoreductase, translated as MIAITGATGHIGNVLVRKLLERGDEVRALIPPFEDTTPLRGLEVEQVEGDVLDLDSLRRAFEGCDTVFHLAGVISIASGKSDLLNRVNVDGTRNAVEACLGVGVRRLVYTSSIHAIVEPPRGTVIDETCGFNPDVMRWDYDRSKARATLEVLKAGARGLDAVVVCPTGVTGPYDFRVSEVGQLIVDYARRKMKAYMDGAYDFVDVRDVAAGHILAAEKGRPGEAYILSGERITVSGLMSLLEEVTGVPRPRLKLPNWLVDLAGALAPLYSIVTRSRPLVTTYSLHVLRGNSVVSSAKARSELGYTSRPLRESIEDAFRWLRDNHKL; from the coding sequence ATGATAGCTATAACTGGGGCCACAGGCCACATCGGGAACGTCCTGGTCCGGAAGCTCCTCGAAAGGGGCGACGAGGTGAGGGCTCTCATCCCGCCGTTCGAGGATACGACACCCCTTCGCGGGCTGGAAGTGGAACAGGTCGAGGGCGACGTGCTCGACCTCGATTCACTGCGGCGGGCTTTCGAAGGGTGCGATACGGTGTTTCATCTCGCCGGGGTGATCTCCATCGCGTCCGGCAAGTCCGACCTGCTCAACAGGGTAAACGTGGACGGCACGAGGAACGCTGTCGAGGCGTGCTTGGGGGTCGGCGTAAGGCGACTTGTCTACACGAGCTCCATCCATGCGATAGTCGAGCCGCCCCGCGGGACGGTCATAGACGAGACCTGCGGCTTCAACCCCGACGTGATGCGCTGGGATTACGACAGGTCCAAGGCTAGGGCGACGCTAGAGGTGCTCAAGGCGGGCGCGAGGGGCCTCGACGCGGTGGTCGTGTGTCCGACCGGAGTAACAGGGCCGTACGATTTCAGGGTGTCTGAGGTGGGCCAGCTCATCGTGGACTACGCAAGGCGAAAGATGAAGGCGTACATGGACGGCGCCTACGACTTCGTGGACGTGCGCGACGTCGCCGCGGGCCACATCCTCGCGGCCGAGAAGGGGAGGCCGGGCGAGGCCTACATCCTATCGGGGGAGCGGATAACCGTGTCAGGCCTCATGAGCCTCCTCGAAGAGGTGACAGGCGTGCCTCGGCCGCGGCTCAAGCTGCCGAACTGGCTGGTGGACCTGGCCGGCGCGCTCGCCCCCCTTTACTCGATCGTCACTCGCAGCAGGCCGCTCGTAACCACGTACTCGCTGCATGTGCTGCGTGGGAACTCCGTCGTGAGCAGCGCGAAAGCCCGGAGCGAACTGGGCTACACGTCCCGCCCACTGCGCGAGTCCATTGAAGACGCTTTCAGATGGCTCAGGGACAACCACAAGCTGTGA
- a CDS encoding MarR family transcriptional regulator, protein MPTQPDLEQYTERLNELILTIGQRLLLFFASKSSDFTLREMFVLEVLGSRESPATMSELASALAVPLTTMSSIVNRMVHKGYLERYRTEEDRRIVLVRLSAAGRAVFDQHRRDYIRSVSEVLGTLSSEDQHKLLGLIGDVLTAMSGRPGGGVRS, encoded by the coding sequence ATGCCTACGCAACCTGATCTCGAGCAATACACCGAACGACTGAACGAGCTGATCCTAACGATCGGCCAGCGCCTGCTGCTCTTCTTCGCCTCGAAAAGCTCCGACTTCACCCTGAGGGAGATGTTCGTCCTCGAGGTGCTCGGCAGCCGCGAGTCGCCCGCCACCATGTCCGAGCTTGCGTCCGCGCTGGCAGTGCCGCTCACTACGATGAGCAGCATAGTGAACCGCATGGTCCACAAGGGCTACCTGGAACGGTACAGGACCGAGGAGGACAGGCGAATCGTCCTCGTCCGCCTGTCGGCAGCGGGTCGCGCAGTGTTCGACCAGCACAGGCGGGATTACATCCGCTCCGTCAGCGAGGTCCTGGGGACGCTCAGCAGCGAGGACCAGCACAAGCTCCTCGGCCTCATCGGCGACGTGCTGACTGCTATGTCAGGCAGGCCGGGCGGCGGCGTGCGCTCGTGA